The following are encoded in a window of Bacillus sp. SORGH_AS_0510 genomic DNA:
- a CDS encoding LCP family protein: MDKKKKKSRKWKIFGYCILGIFVIGLVAFGYEYYQLQPKNHFTSVPIVSTGKTNDKDSTMNVDKIKEPIFNILLIGSDERKGENIGHSDSMVLVHVDLNKHKYNAISIPRDTRVHLDGYGYTKITSVQYIMQATKGAQKGVEAAVKAIGELTGVPINYYVETNYSGFQAMVDAVGGIDMNVPFEVKLTHPWYGENTGKIISAGAHSFDGKMVTEVVHERYSLKNGEYGRQQLQEEALKGIAKKALDPSNITKLPSLVKSIPNFIIATNMSTSDMLSLGFAAKDFDPNTQLTYHQIPGEGKKLYDDILKAHNYQLVIDQKKIDEIISSNFQ, encoded by the coding sequence ATGGATAAAAAGAAAAAGAAAAGTCGAAAGTGGAAAATCTTCGGTTATTGTATATTAGGGATTTTTGTAATTGGGCTGGTTGCCTTTGGATATGAATACTACCAATTACAGCCTAAAAACCATTTCACATCAGTACCTATAGTTTCAACAGGAAAAACAAATGATAAAGATTCTACGATGAATGTTGATAAAATAAAAGAACCTATATTTAATATACTACTTATTGGTTCTGATGAAAGAAAAGGTGAAAATATTGGCCATTCCGACTCCATGGTCCTTGTTCACGTTGATCTAAACAAGCACAAGTACAATGCCATTAGTATTCCACGGGATACCCGTGTCCATTTAGATGGATATGGATATACAAAAATAACAAGCGTTCAGTATATTATGCAAGCAACAAAGGGAGCACAGAAAGGCGTAGAAGCAGCAGTTAAAGCTATAGGAGAATTAACGGGTGTTCCCATTAACTATTATGTAGAAACGAATTACAGCGGTTTCCAAGCGATGGTAGATGCAGTGGGTGGCATTGATATGAATGTTCCATTCGAAGTAAAGTTAACACATCCTTGGTATGGTGAAAATACCGGAAAAATCATTAGTGCAGGTGCACATTCTTTTGATGGGAAGATGGTTACAGAAGTAGTCCATGAACGTTACTCCCTTAAAAACGGAGAATATGGCCGTCAGCAACTACAAGAGGAAGCGTTAAAAGGAATCGCCAAAAAAGCTTTGGATCCTAGTAACATTACTAAATTGCCTTCTTTAGTAAAGTCTATTCCTAACTTTATCATTGCTACTAATATGTCAACATCAGATATGCTGAGTCTTGGATTTGCCGCTAAAGATTTCGATCCTAATACACAACTAACGTACCACCAAATACCCGGTGAAGGTAAAAAACTATATGATGATATCTTAAAAGCACATAACTATCAGTTAGTGATTGATCAGAAAAAAATTGATGAGATTATATCTTCCAATTTTCAATAA
- a CDS encoding serine acetyltransferase: protein MIKNKQDLRDYLYWDRIALGKGKAPKLVGDYIYKFQIALRKCEYYRNTGIKNPFSVFYAFQYKRLSVKLGFTIPLNVFDKGLSIAHYGTIVVHPAAHVGRNCRIHEGVTIGATNGMAQAAEIGDNVFLASGAKIIGGISIASDVAVGANAVVVKDISESGTTWGGVPAHKISNHNSRGNLNANLFN, encoded by the coding sequence ATGATTAAAAATAAGCAGGATTTGAGAGATTACCTGTACTGGGACCGAATTGCGTTAGGCAAAGGGAAGGCGCCTAAGCTAGTTGGCGACTATATCTACAAATTCCAAATTGCGTTGCGTAAGTGTGAATACTATAGAAATACAGGAATAAAAAACCCCTTTAGTGTATTTTATGCATTCCAATATAAGAGACTTTCAGTAAAGTTGGGTTTTACTATTCCTCTGAATGTATTCGATAAAGGTCTAAGTATTGCGCATTATGGTACTATTGTAGTGCATCCTGCAGCACATGTCGGGAGAAACTGTCGTATTCATGAAGGTGTAACAATAGGGGCTACTAATGGTATGGCTCAAGCTGCTGAGATAGGAGATAATGTCTTTTTGGCTAGTGGAGCAAAGATCATTGGCGGAATCAGTATTGCCTCGGATGTTGCTGTGGGTGCTAACGCAGTGGTGGTTAAAGATATATCGGAATCTGGAACTACTTGGGGAGGCGTGCCTGCTCACAAAATTAGTAACCACAATTCACGTGGTAACTTGAACGCAAATTTGTTTAACTAA
- a CDS encoding glycosyltransferase family 1 protein, whose protein sequence is MKKRVLYIIYTLNAGGIETLGVNIFKNLNKERFEVDFLVMKVPEKEQFYDKEILRMGGRIIPVGNCRSNKIIKYFTYEMDIFRTIKNGNYDVVHINSGDVHSLPELMSAKLCGIKNILVHSHNSLLFGSAKFYRIRYALQGIFRKMSPLLANHLLTCSNLAAKWSYSKKAINNKSVIQINNGVHSSEYRFDQSKRANFRKKLELKDELLIGHIGRMNVQKNHHFLLQVFYEIHRINPDAKLILCGIGELENELRAQAETFGLKDSVIFYGVTNEIPAVLSAIDAFVFPSLFEGLPVVGIEAQASGVPVFASDTITPDVAVTPCWHTLSLKDSPKAWAETILELTKQSKRIETGKMIGDAGFDIVNTTKLLEQLYETP, encoded by the coding sequence ATGAAAAAGAGAGTTCTTTACATTATATATACGCTTAATGCTGGGGGTATTGAGACATTAGGAGTGAATATTTTCAAGAATTTAAACAAGGAGCGTTTCGAAGTTGACTTCCTTGTTATGAAAGTACCAGAAAAGGAACAATTCTATGATAAAGAGATTTTGAGAATGGGTGGGCGTATTATTCCTGTAGGAAACTGCAGAAGTAATAAGATTATTAAGTATTTTACTTATGAAATGGATATTTTTCGCACTATAAAGAATGGCAACTATGATGTAGTACACATTAATTCGGGTGACGTACACTCGCTGCCCGAATTAATGTCAGCAAAATTGTGTGGTATAAAGAACATCCTCGTTCATTCGCACAATAGTCTGCTATTTGGGTCTGCAAAGTTCTATCGTATTAGGTACGCGCTGCAGGGGATTTTTAGAAAAATGTCCCCGCTGTTGGCGAATCATTTACTGACATGTTCCAATTTGGCTGCCAAGTGGTCCTATTCTAAGAAGGCGATCAACAACAAGTCGGTTATACAAATTAACAATGGTGTTCATAGCAGTGAGTATAGGTTTGATCAGTCTAAACGCGCAAACTTCAGAAAAAAGCTCGAGCTAAAGGATGAACTACTCATTGGACATATTGGACGTATGAATGTTCAAAAGAACCATCATTTTTTGTTGCAGGTCTTTTATGAAATTCATAGGATAAATCCTGACGCCAAATTGATTCTGTGCGGTATAGGAGAATTGGAAAATGAACTGCGTGCTCAGGCAGAAACATTTGGATTGAAAGACAGTGTAATCTTCTATGGTGTGACTAATGAAATCCCTGCCGTATTGAGTGCTATTGATGCTTTTGTGTTTCCGTCACTCTTCGAAGGACTTCCTGTTGTTGGAATTGAGGCTCAGGCATCGGGTGTTCCTGTTTTTGCTTCGGATACGATTACACCTGATGTAGCTGTTACTCCGTGTTGGCATACATTGTCGTTGAAGGACTCGCCAAAGGCATGGGCTGAAACAATATTGGAATTAACTAAACAATCAAAGCGCATTGAGACGGGTAAAATGATTGGCGATGCTGGTTTTGATATTGTTAATACGACCAAATTGCTTGAGCAACTGTACGAAACACCGTAA
- a CDS encoding glycosyltransferase family 1 protein: MEQKKISVAMIANNLEVNGISSVIINYCSHLNLGKFMITILVGAAVTEINRKKCEELGIEVVELPHRKTNTLAFYRELNSELKKKRYDIAHVHGSHAAIAVELFLAWINGIKVRIAHSHNTTCTNMKVHKLMLPLFNCLYTNGFACGEEAGLWLFGKRKFNVVPNGFYTEKFSFNSSVRNEMRRELGLAGKYVLGHIGRFNDQKNHRFLLKVFESVAKKREDSVLLLIGKGPDFEAIKGIIAQHPYKERIIVYGESPTPERMYMAMDVFVFPSKFEGLPVTLLEAQIGGLPCVISDVITQEAILGDRVKSLSLNKNAAHWANEINSLKPQDREQFYSDFRVQIENYGITDCALKLEQKYISLLGLRKN, translated from the coding sequence ATGGAACAGAAAAAAATATCTGTTGCGATGATTGCGAACAACCTAGAAGTAAATGGAATCAGTTCTGTAATAATTAATTATTGCAGTCATCTCAATTTGGGTAAATTCATGATTACCATCCTTGTAGGTGCGGCTGTTACCGAGATAAATAGGAAAAAGTGTGAGGAGTTGGGGATAGAAGTAGTAGAGCTTCCGCACCGTAAAACAAATACACTTGCTTTCTATAGGGAGTTGAACAGTGAATTAAAAAAGAAACGCTATGACATCGCTCATGTGCATGGTAGTCATGCTGCGATTGCAGTGGAGTTATTTCTGGCTTGGATTAACGGCATAAAGGTGCGAATCGCTCATAGTCACAACACAACTTGTACAAACATGAAAGTGCACAAGTTGATGCTACCGCTATTCAATTGTTTATATACGAACGGATTTGCTTGTGGTGAAGAGGCAGGCCTATGGCTTTTTGGCAAAAGAAAGTTTAATGTGGTGCCTAATGGATTTTACACTGAGAAGTTTAGCTTCAATAGCAGTGTTCGAAATGAAATGCGCAGGGAATTAGGTTTGGCGGGTAAGTATGTTTTAGGTCACATCGGTCGCTTTAATGATCAGAAGAATCACCGATTTTTGCTAAAAGTTTTTGAGAGTGTTGCTAAGAAGAGAGAGGATTCTGTCCTTCTTCTGATAGGAAAAGGTCCGGATTTTGAAGCAATCAAAGGAATTATCGCACAGCATCCATATAAAGAAAGAATTATTGTATACGGTGAATCACCAACACCAGAACGGATGTATATGGCGATGGATGTGTTTGTTTTTCCATCAAAGTTTGAAGGGTTACCTGTAACCTTGCTTGAAGCACAAATTGGGGGACTTCCTTGTGTAATATCAGATGTTATCACGCAAGAAGCGATTCTGGGAGATCGTGTAAAGAGTCTTTCTTTGAATAAGAACGCAGCCCATTGGGCTAATGAGATTAATTCTTTAAAGCCGCAAGATAGAGAGCAGTTTTACAGTGATTTTCGAGTACAAATTGAGAATTATGGAATAACAGACTGTGCCCTAAAACTTGAGCAGAAATATATCTCATTACTTGGTTTAAGGAAAAATTGA
- a CDS encoding flippase, with the protein MSLAKNYIYNMIYQIFTLIMPLITVPYISRVLGSNGVGINAYTYSIIQYFILFGTIGISLYGNRVIAYVRDNKMELSRTFWGIFYLKCITTFFALLIFLIFLYFSKEYQNIFLLQSLYLISATLDISWLFMGLEDFKKTVVRNLLLKVLGVICVFTFVKSASDLWKYILILALAQLIGQLTMWLYLPQTVNRIKVRWNDVKKHFMPSLYLFVPQIAVQVYVVLNKTMLGSISNTTEVGYFDNSEKITKMALAVVTAMGVVMLPRISNTFAKGDMKKVKDYLYQTFEFASYLSFPMMFGLAGIANEFTPWFFGPGFSKTGIIIGVISPIIVFIAWSNVLGLQYLMPVGKVKGYTISVCAGAVINFILNLILIKNYTSLGTAIATVVAEFAVTAVQLFWIRRDIEIHKLFNSTWKYLISSLTMYCFLRIIGRLLNAGLITTIIQVIVGFSIYILLLLLLKSKINQKLLTIGWGMVRGIFKN; encoded by the coding sequence ATGAGTCTCGCCAAGAATTATATTTATAATATGATTTACCAGATTTTCACTCTTATAATGCCACTAATAACTGTTCCGTATATTTCTAGGGTATTAGGAAGTAATGGAGTGGGTATTAATGCTTATACTTATTCCATTATCCAATACTTTATATTATTTGGAACAATTGGAATTTCCCTATATGGTAATCGTGTAATTGCTTATGTAAGGGATAATAAGATGGAATTGAGCAGAACGTTTTGGGGAATATTCTATTTAAAATGTATAACAACTTTTTTTGCATTATTAATCTTTCTAATATTTTTATACTTTTCGAAGGAATATCAGAATATATTCCTTCTTCAGTCACTGTATTTAATTTCTGCAACTCTAGATATTTCATGGCTATTTATGGGTCTAGAAGATTTTAAAAAGACAGTTGTCCGAAATTTATTATTAAAGGTTTTAGGGGTTATTTGTGTATTTACTTTTGTTAAGAGCGCCTCAGATTTATGGAAGTACATTCTTATTCTAGCTTTAGCCCAACTAATAGGGCAATTAACAATGTGGCTTTATTTACCCCAAACTGTAAATAGAATTAAAGTGAGATGGAACGATGTAAAAAAGCATTTTATGCCATCTTTATATTTATTTGTACCTCAAATAGCAGTTCAAGTTTATGTAGTCTTAAATAAAACAATGCTGGGTAGCATATCAAACACAACCGAAGTTGGTTACTTTGATAATTCTGAAAAAATTACAAAGATGGCTTTAGCAGTTGTTACTGCTATGGGAGTTGTGATGTTACCGAGGATTTCCAATACCTTTGCTAAAGGAGATATGAAAAAGGTAAAAGACTACCTCTATCAAACCTTTGAATTTGCATCATATCTATCTTTTCCAATGATGTTTGGTTTAGCTGGGATAGCAAATGAATTTACACCCTGGTTTTTTGGCCCTGGTTTTAGCAAAACGGGTATAATAATTGGTGTTATTAGTCCAATTATCGTTTTTATTGCTTGGAGTAATGTATTAGGACTACAGTATTTAATGCCTGTAGGCAAAGTAAAAGGGTACACTATTTCGGTATGTGCAGGTGCAGTAATTAATTTTATTTTAAACTTAATATTAATTAAGAATTATACATCTTTGGGTACGGCAATTGCAACTGTAGTTGCAGAGTTTGCAGTTACTGCAGTGCAATTATTTTGGATACGGAGAGATATTGAAATCCATAAATTATTTAACTCCACCTGGAAATATTTAATTTCAAGTTTAACAATGTATTGTTTTTTACGAATTATTGGCCGACTATTAAATGCAGGATTAATTACGACTATTATACAAGTTATTGTGGGATTTAGCATTTATATATTATTATTATTATTACTTAAGTCTAAGATAAATCAAAAGCTGTTGACCATTGGGTGGGGTATGGTTAGAGGAATTTTTAAGAATTAA
- a CDS encoding glycosyltransferase, protein MIFVTVGTHEQPFNRLVEFIDQLKARGAIQEDVIMQTGFSAYEPKYCQWGKLYPYQEMVKHVSEARIVITHGGPSSFIMPLQAGKVPIVVPRQKKYHEHVNNHQVDFSKAVAERQGNIIVAEEMEQLELSILNYDAIVQAMPAGLKSNNEKFNMEFSVLVDELFKERKK, encoded by the coding sequence GATATTCGTAACAGTTGGAACTCATGAGCAGCCGTTTAACCGGTTGGTTGAGTTTATTGATCAGTTGAAGGCACGGGGGGCCATTCAAGAAGATGTTATTATGCAGACTGGCTTTAGCGCCTATGAGCCTAAGTATTGTCAGTGGGGAAAACTATATCCGTATCAGGAAATGGTGAAACATGTGAGCGAAGCACGAATTGTTATTACCCACGGTGGCCCGTCAAGCTTTATCATGCCTCTGCAGGCGGGGAAAGTGCCGATAGTCGTTCCGCGCCAGAAAAAGTATCACGAGCATGTAAACAACCATCAGGTTGACTTCTCGAAGGCGGTGGCTGAGCGGCAGGGAAACATCATCGTTGCTGAGGAAATGGAGCAATTGGAGCTTTCAATCCTTAATTATGATGCTATTGTCCAGGCTATGCCTGCTGGATTGAAGAGTAACAACGAAAAGTTCAATATGGAGTTCAGCGTGCTGGTGGATGAACTCTTTAAGGAAAGGAAAAAGTGA
- a CDS encoding O-antigen ligase, which produces MYNIKIYRSRALLFFLLFPYIYPIGLDAIPVFKILFIIWGLVSMVCVVYLYFFRGFVVRLYPALIIVFHFFLLIITLYINGDIPAGLKKLFLFPCAVLLCDLWCRKNPKLLLKTMLDVFFFEQIFNLLFWNVKIFENDQFLLGIRTDFPIVGFLTIYVALLCRYLKIGGTKYKAYIAIVASILSIFLAWVSTGIVALLLLFALLVMIRFRWFERLLNFCDNTKLIPLGIFLNYGFVFSSTSNIFSGFITSFLGESTDLNGRGIIWKLTLRAVAESPWLGYGVYGIYIEMPEWWGVSYNYVHTQSLQLLIDGGIVALVCFLLILIVIGKEINRGQDYFIKKLSTIVLFACMIMMIPEVITNYCWSFVLLTLLADSKVFAQLREE; this is translated from the coding sequence ATGTATAACATTAAAATATACAGGAGCAGAGCATTACTATTCTTCCTGTTATTTCCATATATATATCCGATAGGATTGGATGCCATTCCAGTTTTCAAGATCCTCTTTATTATTTGGGGTCTGGTATCAATGGTTTGCGTTGTTTACCTCTATTTTTTTCGTGGTTTCGTTGTTAGGCTATACCCTGCATTAATCATAGTTTTTCATTTTTTTCTCCTGATTATAACGTTATATATTAATGGAGATATTCCAGCGGGTTTAAAGAAATTATTTCTTTTTCCTTGTGCAGTCTTGTTATGTGATTTATGGTGCAGGAAAAATCCGAAGTTGCTGTTGAAGACAATGCTTGATGTTTTCTTTTTTGAGCAAATATTCAACTTGCTGTTTTGGAATGTTAAAATTTTTGAAAATGACCAGTTCTTGTTAGGTATTCGAACCGATTTCCCCATCGTTGGTTTTTTGACTATCTATGTAGCATTGTTGTGTAGATATTTGAAGATTGGGGGTACAAAATATAAGGCATACATTGCAATTGTTGCTTCTATATTAAGTATCTTTCTTGCATGGGTCTCTACGGGAATTGTTGCGTTGCTTCTTCTGTTTGCGTTGTTGGTCATGATTAGGTTCAGATGGTTTGAAAGGCTTCTGAATTTCTGTGATAATACAAAGCTCATACCTTTAGGTATTTTTTTGAATTATGGATTTGTGTTTTCCAGTACGTCAAATATCTTTTCCGGCTTTATTACCTCCTTCTTGGGTGAGTCTACGGATTTAAACGGTCGTGGTATTATTTGGAAACTCACTCTGAGGGCTGTTGCTGAGTCTCCATGGCTAGGATATGGAGTTTATGGGATTTATATTGAGATGCCTGAGTGGTGGGGGGTATCATATAACTATGTTCATACACAGTCACTGCAGTTACTAATTGATGGAGGTATTGTCGCACTTGTGTGCTTCTTGTTGATTCTGATAGTAATTGGTAAAGAAATTAACCGCGGTCAAGACTATTTCATTAAGAAGCTATCAACAATTGTGCTTTTTGCTTGTATGATAATGATGATTCCAGAGGTAATTACCAACTATTGTTGGTCCTTTGTTCTTTTAACTCTGTTAGCTGATAGCAAAGTGTTCGCACAACTTAGAGAAGAATAA
- a CDS encoding glycosyltransferase, protein MSLFEEMVYNRKDLQMGKSEIKVSVIVPIYNVEKFLSKCIETIINQSYKNLEIILVDDGSPDRSGEICDEYAAKDKRIKVIHQKNSGVSSARNAGINAATGDYVCFADGDDYLMPDYVEYLMDLAVRNDADISLTTDMFSNYQLNQVKK, encoded by the coding sequence ATGTCTTTATTTGAGGAAATGGTATATAACAGAAAGGATTTGCAAATGGGGAAAAGCGAAATTAAGGTGTCTGTGATTGTTCCTATATACAATGTAGAGAAGTTTTTAAGTAAGTGCATCGAAACTATTATCAATCAATCATATAAAAATCTTGAGATTATTTTGGTAGATGACGGCTCCCCGGATCGCTCTGGTGAAATTTGTGATGAATATGCTGCAAAGGACAAGCGAATCAAGGTGATCCATCAGAAGAATTCTGGAGTCAGTTCTGCTAGAAATGCAGGAATTAACGCTGCCACAGGCGACTATGTATGCTTTGCTGATGGTGACGATTACCTTATGCCTGATTATGTTGAATATTTAATGGACTTGGCAGTTCGAAACGATGCAGATATTTCGTTGACGACAGATATGTTTAGTAATTATCAGCTGAATCAAGTAAAAAAATGA
- a CDS encoding polysaccharide pyruvyl transferase family protein gives MMKVGIMSMQRIFNYGSFLQAYGLKSILGELGCSVEFVDYHPGKCLISMEGGQGLSRKVSKGLEVFKYRAPLKEKLRFIKYKKNYAANYFSHLGIGDTLNYTSAVDLLVIGSDEVFNCVQNNPNVGFSPELFGVGNQAKRAISYAASFGNTTLAKLEKYGVSEEVGKWLNALDAVSVRDANSGSVVEGLTSRSPLYHLDPALAYDYMGSCKQIPATVPESNYMILYGYSGRFSRDECEAVRAYADAHDLKVFCIGGVQDCCDRFIDCSPFEVLAYFKNAKAVVTDTFHGTIFSVITHRQFATIVRSSGYGNAEKLPDLLQRLGLNDRILTSMTNLGTMLKAPIDYDPVDSFITGERKRTYDYLRKEIEACTLN, from the coding sequence ATGATGAAAGTAGGAATCATGTCGATGCAACGTATATTCAATTACGGATCGTTCTTGCAGGCATATGGGCTTAAGTCAATCCTTGGAGAACTGGGTTGCAGCGTCGAATTTGTGGATTATCATCCTGGTAAGTGCCTGATTTCGATGGAAGGTGGACAGGGGCTATCGCGAAAGGTTAGCAAAGGGCTGGAGGTATTCAAATACCGTGCGCCGCTGAAAGAGAAACTTCGCTTCATTAAGTATAAAAAGAATTACGCTGCGAATTATTTTTCGCATTTAGGAATTGGCGATACGTTGAACTATACTTCTGCTGTTGATCTTCTGGTCATCGGTAGCGATGAGGTGTTCAACTGTGTGCAGAACAACCCTAACGTAGGCTTCTCGCCGGAATTGTTTGGGGTAGGCAATCAGGCAAAGCGTGCCATCAGCTATGCGGCATCCTTTGGAAATACTACCCTTGCCAAGCTAGAAAAGTATGGTGTCAGCGAGGAGGTAGGAAAATGGCTAAACGCGCTGGATGCGGTATCCGTTCGCGATGCCAATTCTGGTTCAGTGGTAGAAGGTTTGACGAGCAGATCGCCTCTCTATCACCTTGATCCTGCGCTGGCATACGATTACATGGGCAGTTGTAAGCAAATACCGGCTACTGTCCCTGAGTCGAACTATATGATCCTGTACGGCTATTCCGGGCGTTTCAGCAGAGATGAATGTGAAGCAGTGCGCGCCTATGCTGATGCACATGACCTAAAGGTATTCTGCATTGGTGGCGTGCAGGATTGTTGTGACAGATTCATTGACTGTTCTCCATTTGAGGTGTTGGCATACTTCAAAAATGCTAAGGCAGTGGTAACAGACACATTCCACGGAACAATTTTCTCAGTGATTACTCATCGACAGTTTGCTACCATTGTTCGTTCCTCTGGTTATGGCAATGCGGAAAAGTTGCCTGATCTGTTGCAACGACTTGGGTTGAACGACAGGATTCTCACAAGTATGACGAACCTGGGAACGATGCTCAAAGCGCCGATAGATTATGACCCTGTGGATTCATTCATTACTGGTGAGCGAAAGCGCACGTACGATTATCTGCGTAAGGAAATTGAGGCATGTACGCTGAATTGA
- the glf gene encoding UDP-galactopyranose mutase, with amino-acid sequence MNYDYLVVGAGLFGSVFAYEASKRGKKVKVIDKRDHIAGNIYTEQIEGINVHKYGAHIFHTNDKEIWDYVNQFAEFNRYTNSPIANYNDEIYNMPFNMNTFNKLWGVVTPEEAKIRIEKQKVAAGIDKPKNLEEQAISLVGTDIYEKLVKGYTEKQWGRKATELPAFIIKRLPVRFTYDNNYFNDRYQGIPIGGYTQIVEKMLESSLIDVELEKDFFENKEEYLRVFPKVIYTGMIDQFYEYKFGTLEYRSLHFESSILDQGNYQGNAVVNYTDAETPYTRIIEHKHFEFGNQPKTIITKEYPCAWQKGDEPYYPMNDKKNNEIYNKYRELAETTPNIIFGGRLGMYKYYDMHQVIAAALSVVNHEFNIK; translated from the coding sequence ATGAATTATGATTATCTTGTTGTTGGTGCGGGGTTATTTGGAAGTGTATTTGCATATGAAGCATCAAAACGGGGGAAAAAGGTAAAAGTAATTGATAAGCGTGACCATATAGCTGGAAACATATATACAGAACAAATTGAGGGTATTAATGTCCATAAATATGGAGCGCATATTTTTCATACAAATGATAAGGAAATCTGGGATTATGTAAATCAATTTGCAGAATTCAATCGCTATACAAATAGTCCTATAGCTAATTATAATGATGAAATTTATAATATGCCCTTTAATATGAACACTTTTAATAAATTATGGGGCGTCGTTACACCAGAAGAGGCGAAAATTAGAATTGAAAAACAAAAAGTTGCAGCGGGAATTGATAAGCCAAAAAACTTAGAAGAACAGGCTATTTCATTAGTTGGAACAGATATATACGAAAAATTAGTAAAAGGTTATACGGAAAAACAATGGGGAAGGAAGGCGACTGAGTTGCCTGCTTTTATTATTAAGAGGCTTCCAGTTCGTTTTACTTACGATAACAACTACTTTAATGATCGATATCAAGGAATTCCTATTGGAGGATATACTCAGATTGTAGAAAAAATGTTGGAAAGTTCATTAATTGATGTTGAGTTGGAAAAAGACTTTTTTGAAAATAAAGAGGAGTATCTAAGGGTTTTTCCAAAAGTCATATATACAGGAATGATTGATCAGTTTTATGAATATAAATTTGGTACTTTGGAATATAGAAGTTTACATTTCGAGAGTAGTATACTGGATCAAGGAAATTATCAAGGAAATGCAGTAGTAAATTATACTGATGCTGAAACACCATATACTCGTATAATTGAACATAAACATTTTGAGTTTGGTAATCAGCCTAAAACAATTATCACCAAAGAGTACCCATGTGCCTGGCAAAAAGGTGATGAACCTTATTACCCAATGAACGATAAAAAAAATAATGAAATTTACAATAAGTACCGTGAATTAGCAGAAACAACACCCAATATAATCTTCGGTGGAAGACTTGGAATGTATAAATATTACGATATGCATCAAGTGATTGCTGCTGCATTATCTGTAGTAAATCATGAGTTTAATATAAAGTAG
- a CDS encoding glycosyltransferase family 2 protein, with translation MDKILTISVAAYNVGKYLEKLCDSVIRSGCLDDVEVLIIDDGSKDDTADIAKRFEAMYPESIQYVEKENGGHGSTINKGIELATGKYFKVLDGDDWMDSKGLMQVITDMRHLDCDLVVTNRKRVYENSGKEHVDRLEGITSGQVFLIEDVCTEMGRLLFHSVFVKTSILKQQDIHIDEHHFYVDNEILWYPFPYTETIIYFDTVVYCYRLGLADQSVNVGVVAKRIDQHEFVNKQVLEFYSKWYGKMTPNKNIYFDKVIADNIAWHYEALLLLPFSITNYRRVFEYGKYVRLVAPKAAKCITYKAAKMVFQNAILFYPFAWLQKGKIRRGV, from the coding sequence ATGGATAAGATATTGACGATTTCTGTTGCTGCGTATAACGTAGGCAAGTATCTCGAAAAGCTTTGCGACTCTGTCATTCGAAGTGGCTGTTTGGATGACGTTGAGGTACTTATTATTGATGATGGTTCGAAGGATGATACTGCTGATATCGCTAAGCGCTTTGAAGCGATGTACCCTGAATCTATACAATACGTAGAAAAAGAAAATGGGGGGCATGGCTCTACCATAAACAAAGGTATAGAATTGGCAACCGGAAAGTATTTCAAGGTACTTGACGGCGATGATTGGATGGATTCTAAAGGGTTAATGCAAGTCATTACTGATATGAGGCATTTAGACTGTGATTTAGTGGTGACAAATCGTAAACGTGTATACGAAAACAGCGGAAAAGAACATGTAGATCGCCTTGAAGGTATTACAAGTGGACAAGTTTTCCTGATTGAGGATGTTTGTACTGAAATGGGGAGATTGCTGTTCCATAGCGTTTTTGTTAAGACTTCAATCCTGAAGCAACAGGATATTCATATTGATGAGCATCATTTCTATGTTGATAATGAGATCTTGTGGTATCCGTTCCCTTATACCGAGACAATTATTTACTTTGATACGGTCGTTTACTGTTATCGTCTTGGCCTTGCTGATCAATCTGTGAATGTTGGTGTAGTGGCAAAGAGAATTGATCAGCATGAGTTTGTCAATAAGCAGGTGCTCGAATTCTATAGCAAGTGGTACGGTAAAATGACCCCAAACAAAAATATATATTTTGATAAAGTTATTGCAGATAACATTGCTTGGCACTATGAGGCATTGTTGTTATTGCCTTTTAGCATTACAAATTATCGTAGAGTTTTCGAATATGGGAAATATGTACGCCTAGTAGCACCGAAAGCTGCAAAGTGCATAACGTATAAGGCTGCAAAAATGGTTTTCCAAAATGCAATTCTGTTCTATCCGTTTGCTTGGCTACAGAAAGGCAAAATCCGGAGGGGCGTATGA